A single region of the Xiphias gladius isolate SHS-SW01 ecotype Sanya breed wild chromosome 17, ASM1685928v1, whole genome shotgun sequence genome encodes:
- the vamp2 gene encoding vesicle-associated membrane protein 2, with translation MSAPAAGAPAPEGGNQPPPNLTSNRRLQQTQAQVDEVVDIMRVNVDKVLERDQKLSELDDRADALQAGASQFETSAAKLKNKYWWKNAKMMIILGVICVIVLIVIIVYFST, from the exons AT GTCTGCCCCAGCCGCTGGAGCCCCTGCACCAGAGGGAGGGAATCAGCCCCCTCCCAACCTCACCAGCAACCGCCGTCTGCAGCAGACACAGGCACAAGTGGATGAG GTGGTGGATATCATGCGTGTAAACGTGGATAAGGTTCTGGAGCGTGATCAGAAGCTGTCAGAACTGGACGATAGAGCTGACGCCCTGCAGGCTGGAGCCTCTCAGTTTGAGACCAGCGCTGCAAAACTGAAGAATAAATACTGGTGGAAGAATGCCAAG ATGATGATTATCCTGGGTGTGATATGCGTGATTGTCCTCATCGTCATTATTG tgTACTTCAGCACCTAA
- the mpp1 gene encoding 55 kDa erythrocyte membrane protein gives MTLKSNKNEPAVILEPVSSVRTALSDLYLEQLLQSKPKSDKAAMQTYENKGAEVYTNGSAGHMNGRDLTKMKEVAFEKNPSEPMGVTLKLNDKQRCTVARILHGGMIHRQGSLHEGDEIAEINGKSVTNQSVDQLQKILKETNGVVTLKIIPNLQSRSRACEMYMRAQFDYDPTKDDLIPCKEAGLKFQTGDIIQIINKQDPNWWQGRVESSAADFAGLIPSPELQEWRVASKSKAREGSQSCSPFGKKKKCKDKYLAKHSSIFDQLDVISYEEVVQLPAFKRKTLVLIGAPGVGRSHIKNALLTKYPEKFSYPAPHTTRPQRKDEENGQEYYFISNEAMTKCISGNELLEYGSFQGNMFGTKIETIQKIHEQGKIAVLDVEPQTLKVLRTADFAPLVVFIAPTNTAPQTENLQMIQKESDAILTTYAHFFDVVLVNNDVDESVKGVEEAMERATSTPQWVPVSWVY, from the exons ATGACgttaaaatccaataaaaacGAACCTGCTGTCATACTGGAGCCTGTCAGCAGCGTCCGGACAGCCCTCTCCGATCTCTACCTGGAGCAGCTCCTTCAAAGCAAACCAAAGTCTGACAAG gcagCTATGCAAACCTATGAGAATAAAGGGGCTGAGGTTTACACCAATGGCAGCGCTGGACACATGAATGGCAGAGACCTGACCAAGATGAAAGAAGTAGCATTTGAAAAGAATCCTTCGGAGCCAATG GGGGTCACTCTGAAGCTGAACGACAAACAAAGATGCACTGTGGCCAGAATATTACATGGGGGTATGATCCACAGACAAG gGTCATTACACGAAGGGGATGAAATAGCAGAAATCAATGGGAAAAGTGTAACAAACCAAAGTGTCGACCAGCTACAAAAGATTCTG AAAGAAACCAATGGAGTAGTCACACTGAAGATCATTCCCAACCTGCAAAGCCGATCCCGAGCCTGTGAG ATGTACATGCGGGCCCAGTTTGACTATGACCCCACCAAGGATGACCTCATCCCATGCAAAGAGGCAGGCCTGAAGTTTCAGACTGGTGACATCATTCAGATCATCAACAAGCAGGATCCGAACTGGTGGCAAGGCAGAGTGGAGAGCAGTGCTGCTGACTTCGCTGGACTGATACCCTCCCCAGAGCTCCAAGAGTG gagGGTGGCAAGTAAAAGCAAGGCCAGAGAGGGCAGTCAGTCCTGCAGCCcatttggaaagaaaaagaagtgcaAAGACAAGTACCTGGCTAAACACAGCTCTA TTTTTGACCAGCTGGATGTGATTTCGTACGAGGAGGTGGTTCAGCTCCCtgcttttaaaaggaaaacGCTTGTGCTCATTG GTGCACCTGGTGTCGGAAGGAGCCATATCAAAAACGCACTATTGACCAAATATCCAGAGAAATTTTCCTACCCTGCACCAC ACACCACCAGACCCCAACGTAAGGATGAGGAGAATGGACAGGAGTATTATTTCATCTCCAATGAAGCCATGACCAAGTGCATCTCTGGGAATGAGCTACTGGAGTACGGCAGCTTCCAGGGAAATATGTTCGGCACCAAAATTGAGACCATCCAGAAGATCCACGAGCAGGGAAAAATTGCTGTGCTGGATGTGGAACCACAG acCCTGAAAGTCCTGCGGACTGCTGATTTTGCACCTCTTGTGGTGTTCATCGCTCCGACCAACACAGCTCCCCAG ACGGAAAACCTGCAGATGATCCAGAAAGAGTCGGACGCCATTCTGACCACATATGCACACTTCTTTGATGTGGTTCTCGTCAACAACGATGTGGATGAAAGTGTAAAAGGTGTGGAGGAGGCCATGGAGCGTGCCACCTCCACCCCACAGTGGGTGCCTGTATCATGGGTGTACTGA